One part of the Arthrobacter tumbae genome encodes these proteins:
- a CDS encoding oxygenase MpaB family protein, with the protein MASPFTRLRVELKNTFTGTGAQPPAWTEELADGDDAGYFAPGSAVWAVHSSMTPTVGGIRALLLQALHPGAMAGVYAHSDFREDPLGRLANTIRWIFTVTYGSTDAARGASAWVRRLHEKVTGTYVDANGVEQDYSANDPHLLRWVHLAFADAFLSAHQQYGLGFPGGADEYVRQWAVAGELMGVTDPPRSAGELREQLAAYDDELTSSEQVQDALAYIRRPPLPRSQRLGYRVLFAGAVATLTPRQRELLGLSLPHIGPVRLPVKPAVLLVLGVMKLGLGSQSPTEQAALRRIRRVQEPPPAGD; encoded by the coding sequence ATGGCGTCACCCTTTACCCGCCTCCGCGTCGAGCTCAAGAACACTTTCACGGGCACCGGCGCGCAACCGCCTGCCTGGACTGAGGAACTGGCTGACGGCGACGACGCCGGCTACTTCGCTCCCGGCTCAGCCGTCTGGGCTGTCCACAGTTCAATGACCCCGACGGTGGGCGGCATTCGTGCCCTCCTGCTGCAGGCGTTGCATCCCGGAGCCATGGCGGGAGTGTATGCCCACTCGGACTTCCGCGAAGACCCGCTGGGCAGGCTGGCCAACACCATCCGCTGGATCTTCACCGTGACGTACGGGTCCACGGACGCCGCGCGCGGCGCCTCCGCGTGGGTACGCCGCCTGCATGAGAAGGTGACCGGCACATATGTGGACGCGAACGGCGTCGAACAGGACTACAGCGCCAACGATCCCCACCTGCTCCGCTGGGTGCACCTGGCCTTCGCCGACGCCTTCCTCAGCGCGCACCAGCAGTATGGGCTCGGGTTTCCCGGCGGGGCGGACGAGTACGTCAGGCAGTGGGCGGTCGCCGGTGAATTGATGGGTGTGACGGACCCGCCGCGAAGCGCCGGGGAGCTGCGCGAGCAGCTTGCCGCGTACGACGACGAACTGACTTCCAGCGAACAGGTCCAGGACGCGCTGGCCTACATCCGGCGCCCCCCGCTTCCGCGGTCACAGCGCCTCGGGTACCGGGTGCTGTTCGCCGGGGCAGTGGCCACCCTGACACCCCGGCAGCGCGAGCTCCTCGGGCTATCGCTGCCGCATATCGGACCGGTGCGGCTGCCCGTGAAGCCGGCGGTCCTGCTGGTGCTCGGGGTGATGAAGCTCGGCCTCGGCAGCCAGAGCCCCACCGAGCAGGCGGCACTGCGCCGGATCAGGCGGGTGCAGGAGCCCCCGCCTGCCGGCGACTGA
- a CDS encoding ABC transporter permease, with protein METQPLQENTHRLGYVAGVRTIFGLEMKQRLRGRAWYIVMAVWFLVIGLVFLLATLTTATMDGAGPFLFDLVVGFVLLFGLLVAPGLSANAINGDRTGGTLAILQITLLTPGQILWGKWLASWVASLGFLALSSPFIFWALALGGVNPLEAFVSLLVLSIELGLVCALGVGISALAGRPLFSIVTTYMMVALLCIGTLIAFGLSMSLVIEEDVRVTQSFYDYPQEALESGQMLTEEDLECVTNEVLTSVLHTERTAWLLAANPFVLVADAVPYDRDAGSANSGVLTANYRAPGVMESISEQVRLAQAGPDYEVTCDEAQFFGSGSRDIESEPLPIWPLGLALQGTLAGLVLWAGRRKLVTPVRRLARGTRIA; from the coding sequence ATGGAGACTCAGCCACTGCAGGAGAACACGCACCGCCTTGGCTACGTGGCGGGAGTGCGCACCATCTTCGGGCTGGAGATGAAGCAGCGGCTGCGCGGCCGCGCCTGGTACATCGTGATGGCCGTCTGGTTCCTTGTGATCGGTCTGGTCTTCCTGCTCGCCACACTGACGACGGCGACCATGGACGGCGCCGGTCCGTTCCTGTTTGACCTGGTGGTCGGCTTTGTCCTGCTTTTTGGCCTGCTGGTGGCGCCCGGGCTTTCAGCGAACGCAATCAATGGCGACAGGACCGGGGGAACCCTTGCCATTCTCCAGATCACGCTGCTCACGCCGGGGCAGATCCTGTGGGGTAAGTGGCTTGCGTCCTGGGTTGCGTCACTGGGGTTTCTTGCGCTGAGCTCACCGTTCATCTTCTGGGCGCTGGCCCTGGGAGGGGTCAATCCGCTCGAGGCGTTCGTCTCGCTGCTGGTGCTGTCCATTGAGCTGGGCCTTGTGTGCGCGCTCGGTGTCGGCATCTCGGCGCTCGCAGGCAGGCCCCTGTTCTCGATTGTCACCACTTACATGATGGTTGCGCTGCTCTGCATCGGCACCCTGATTGCCTTCGGCCTGAGCATGTCGCTGGTGATCGAGGAGGACGTACGGGTCACGCAATCCTTCTACGACTATCCCCAGGAAGCACTCGAGAGCGGGCAGATGCTCACGGAAGAGGATCTGGAGTGCGTCACCAACGAGGTGCTCACGTCTGTCCTGCACACCGAACGCACGGCGTGGCTGCTCGCTGCCAATCCGTTCGTGCTCGTCGCCGACGCGGTGCCGTATGACCGTGATGCAGGATCTGCGAACTCCGGCGTGCTGACCGCAAACTACCGCGCTCCCGGAGTAATGGAAAGCATCAGTGAGCAGGTCCGCCTGGCGCAGGCCGGCCCGGATTACGAGGTCACCTGTGATGAGGCGCAGTTCTTCGGGTCGGGTTCCCGGGACATAGAGTCCGAGCCGTTGCCGATCTGGCCGCTGGGGCTCGCCCTGCAGGGAACATTGGCCGGCCTGGTGCTGTGGGCAGGCCGGCGCAAGCTGGTGACTCCTGTTCGCCGTCTCGCGCGGGGCACGCGCATCGCCTGA
- the recR gene encoding recombination mediator RecR: MYEGAVQELIDELGRLPGVGPKSAQRIAFYILESDGEDTKRLVNAIVTVKERVKFCTICGNVAEQETCGICRDPRRDPSAICVVEESKDVIAVERTRSFRGKYHVLGGSINPIAGIGPEQLRIRELLSRLSDDQVQEIIIATDPNLEGEATATYLVRMLKTIGIKVTRLASGLPVGGDLEYADEITLGRAFEGRRTVS, from the coding sequence GTGTACGAAGGCGCAGTTCAGGAGCTCATCGACGAGCTGGGACGCCTCCCGGGCGTGGGCCCCAAATCGGCACAGCGCATCGCGTTCTACATCCTTGAATCTGACGGGGAAGACACCAAGCGCCTCGTCAACGCCATTGTCACCGTCAAGGAACGGGTCAAGTTCTGCACCATCTGCGGGAACGTCGCAGAGCAGGAAACCTGCGGCATCTGCCGCGACCCGCGTCGCGATCCAAGCGCGATCTGCGTGGTCGAAGAGTCCAAGGACGTCATTGCCGTTGAACGCACCCGTTCCTTCCGCGGCAAGTACCACGTTCTCGGCGGGTCCATCAATCCCATCGCCGGAATCGGGCCGGAGCAGTTGCGCATCCGTGAACTGCTGAGCCGTCTCTCGGATGATCAGGTCCAGGAAATCATCATCGCCACGGATCCCAACCTCGAGGGCGAAGCAACAGCAACCTATCTGGTGCGCATGCTGAAAACCATCGGCATCAAGGTTACCCGCCTGGCCTCCGGGCTACCGGTGGGCGGTGACCTCGAATACGCCGATGAGATCACCCTCGGCCGCGCTTTCGAGGGCCGCCGCACCGTCTCCTGA
- a CDS encoding DNA polymerase III subunit gamma and tau translates to MSTALYRRYRPETFSDVIGQEHVTEPLMTAISKNRVNHAYLFSGPRGCGKTTSARILARCLNCAQGPTPVPCGTCDSCVELARNGSGSLDVIEIDAASHGGVDDARDLRERATFAPVRDRFKIFIIDEAHMVTSAGFNALLKIVEEPPEHIKFIFATTEPDKVIGTIRSRTHHYPFRLVPPEPLMAYLELLCNQENIPVAPGVLSLVVRAGGGSVRDSLSVLDQLMAGAGASGLDYELAVSLLGYTHASLLDDVVDAIAAGDSATVFGAVDRVIQTGHDPRRFVEDLLERFRDLIIVNAVPDAAASILRGTPDDQLNRMRTQSQQLGRAELSRAADITNTALTEMTGATSPRLHLELLCARILLPAADQSEQGTLARVDRIERRLSYASGLPNAGGLPDAGTAASTSAASVASAAAPAAETDPAPAAKTEPSQAAVAQPAAANAPRQAPPAASAPRSADQRPAGSQKEAPAPAEKLERATEPAQEPAAADWGGGWGLPPEASTSEDRRSAGPREQPDRAADRSEQQVKLPQPTATQPLQPQTSAPQDAQPTDSRPQDPQPPAQASGQIEMIRRAWPEIMDELTRIKRSTWLNVNADAKPRSFSDNQLTLAFASQGNALGFQRGQHADNLKQAINKVLGLSCSIEAIHDGAAAAGEPDPKVPTSRNQPAEAQEPQVTNQAVPTVTAPASATPAPKSAATTETVDDAWGLSEDVPAGPQAQSDQTDDKTAEDSPTAAADRWLTAEPSREPSRDPDDPGPEEPSFEEESPARPSRYRQLLDEAARAEAARPKQQERPAGAVDLSFVEDVPSADDETIEQSGLVGRQAIERILNGRLIEERSLDQ, encoded by the coding sequence GTGAGTACAGCCCTTTACCGCCGGTACCGTCCGGAGACCTTCTCCGACGTGATCGGCCAGGAGCACGTCACCGAGCCACTGATGACGGCGATTTCCAAGAACAGGGTCAACCACGCCTATCTTTTCTCGGGTCCGCGCGGTTGCGGCAAGACCACTTCCGCCCGCATCCTTGCCCGCTGCCTCAACTGTGCGCAGGGACCCACGCCGGTCCCCTGCGGCACCTGTGACAGCTGCGTGGAGCTGGCCCGCAACGGCTCGGGCAGCCTGGATGTCATCGAGATCGACGCCGCTTCCCACGGTGGTGTGGATGATGCCCGTGACCTCCGCGAGCGTGCCACCTTTGCGCCGGTCCGCGACCGCTTCAAGATCTTCATCATCGATGAGGCGCACATGGTCACCAGCGCCGGCTTCAACGCGCTGCTGAAGATCGTCGAAGAGCCGCCGGAACACATCAAATTCATCTTCGCCACCACTGAACCGGACAAGGTGATCGGGACCATCCGTTCCCGCACGCATCACTACCCGTTCCGCCTGGTTCCGCCCGAGCCGCTCATGGCTTACCTGGAGCTCCTATGCAACCAGGAGAACATCCCGGTGGCACCGGGGGTACTTTCCCTCGTGGTTCGTGCGGGTGGCGGGTCGGTTCGTGATTCCCTGTCTGTGCTGGATCAGCTGATGGCCGGCGCAGGGGCGTCCGGTCTCGATTACGAGCTTGCAGTCTCGCTGCTCGGCTACACCCATGCATCCCTGCTCGACGATGTGGTTGACGCCATTGCGGCCGGTGATTCCGCGACCGTCTTCGGCGCTGTTGACCGTGTGATCCAGACTGGCCACGATCCGCGCCGCTTCGTTGAGGACCTGCTGGAGCGGTTCCGGGACCTCATCATTGTGAACGCTGTCCCCGACGCCGCCGCGTCCATCCTCCGTGGAACCCCTGATGACCAGTTGAACCGCATGCGGACGCAGTCCCAGCAGCTTGGACGTGCGGAACTGTCGCGTGCCGCGGACATCACCAATACGGCATTGACCGAGATGACCGGTGCCACCTCTCCACGGCTGCACCTCGAACTGCTCTGTGCCCGCATTCTGCTGCCCGCTGCGGACCAGTCCGAGCAGGGCACCCTTGCCCGTGTCGACCGGATCGAGCGCAGGCTCAGCTACGCCAGCGGCCTCCCGAATGCTGGTGGCCTCCCTGATGCTGGTACAGCGGCGTCGACGTCCGCGGCGTCCGTGGCGTCTGCTGCTGCACCGGCTGCGGAAACGGATCCGGCGCCAGCCGCGAAGACGGAACCGTCACAGGCTGCGGTAGCTCAACCCGCTGCCGCCAACGCACCACGGCAAGCACCGCCTGCGGCGTCGGCACCCCGAAGCGCGGACCAACGCCCGGCCGGCTCCCAGAAGGAAGCTCCGGCTCCAGCGGAGAAACTGGAGCGGGCCACGGAGCCGGCCCAGGAACCTGCCGCTGCAGACTGGGGTGGCGGATGGGGTTTGCCGCCCGAGGCGTCCACCAGCGAGGACCGGCGCTCTGCAGGCCCACGCGAGCAGCCGGATCGCGCTGCAGACCGAAGTGAGCAGCAGGTGAAGCTACCGCAGCCCACTGCGACGCAACCCCTCCAGCCGCAGACATCTGCACCGCAGGACGCGCAACCGACTGACTCACGACCGCAGGACCCGCAGCCACCCGCGCAGGCGTCCGGTCAGATCGAGATGATCCGCAGAGCGTGGCCGGAGATCATGGACGAACTGACCCGCATCAAACGCAGCACCTGGCTGAACGTCAACGCCGACGCGAAGCCGCGTTCCTTCAGCGACAATCAGCTCACACTGGCGTTCGCTTCACAGGGCAACGCGCTCGGTTTCCAGCGCGGACAACACGCGGACAACCTGAAGCAGGCTATCAATAAGGTGCTCGGGCTGAGCTGCAGCATCGAAGCCATCCACGACGGCGCCGCGGCAGCGGGTGAACCCGACCCAAAAGTACCAACTAGCCGGAACCAGCCGGCAGAGGCGCAGGAACCGCAGGTCACCAATCAAGCTGTTCCCACCGTTACCGCTCCTGCATCAGCTACGCCGGCCCCGAAGAGCGCAGCCACAACGGAAACAGTGGACGACGCATGGGGGCTCTCCGAGGACGTGCCCGCCGGACCACAGGCTCAATCGGACCAGACGGACGACAAGACGGCGGAAGACAGCCCCACAGCTGCCGCCGACCGCTGGCTGACAGCTGAACCTTCCCGTGAACCTTCCCGTGATCCTGACGATCCCGGCCCGGAGGAACCCTCGTTCGAGGAGGAATCACCGGCACGTCCCAGCCGCTACCGACAGCTGCTCGACGAAGCTGCGCGGGCGGAAGCAGCCCGACCGAAGCAGCAGGAGCGTCCAGCCGGCGCCGTAGACTTGAGTTTCGTCGAGGACGTTCCCAGTGCGGATGATGAGACCATCGAACAATCCGGGCTGGTGGGCCGCCAGGCCATCGAACGGATCCTCAACGGCCGGTTGATCGAGGAACGCAGCCTCGATCAATAA
- a CDS encoding glutathione peroxidase translates to MQAEYRFLQGVPVSPQNLHDIPLTMIDGTERSFGDFRGKTVLVVNVASQCGFTPQYAGLEELYRKYADQGLVVLGVPSNQFMGQEPGTEADIQAFCSMNFGVTFPLTTKTDVRGRNQHPLYAELTRFRTGALPGLVKWNFEKFLVNDAGTVVARFAPTVAPDSEEIVAAIEQALKG, encoded by the coding sequence ATGCAAGCCGAATACCGTTTCCTTCAAGGAGTACCAGTGTCCCCGCAGAACCTTCACGACATCCCGCTGACCATGATCGACGGGACTGAGCGCAGCTTCGGGGATTTCAGGGGCAAGACGGTCCTGGTGGTGAACGTCGCGTCGCAGTGCGGCTTCACCCCGCAGTACGCCGGCCTTGAGGAGCTTTACCGGAAGTACGCGGACCAGGGGTTGGTGGTGCTGGGCGTACCGAGCAACCAGTTCATGGGCCAGGAGCCGGGAACTGAAGCGGACATCCAGGCCTTCTGCTCGATGAACTTCGGAGTGACCTTTCCCCTGACCACCAAGACGGACGTCCGGGGCCGGAACCAGCACCCGCTCTATGCAGAGCTGACCCGGTTCAGGACGGGAGCGCTGCCCGGTCTGGTGAAGTGGAACTTCGAGAAATTCCTGGTGAACGACGCCGGCACTGTGGTTGCGCGGTTCGCTCCCACTGTGGCGCCGGACTCCGAGGAGATCGTGGCAGCCATCGAGCAGGCGCTCAAGGGCTAG
- the gluQRS gene encoding tRNA glutamyl-Q(34) synthetase GluQRS, producing the protein MTAGRFAPSPTGELHVGNLRTAILAWLFAHSTGRQFLLRVEDLDRVRAGAEETQLAELAAVGLSWDGEVTRQSQRRLHYDDAVSRLRRDGLLFECFCTRRDVAEAASAPHVLPGHYPGTCRDVPEAERMAARRVRPAALRLRTDVGQFEVHDVLHGRYTGAVDDFVVVRNDGVPAYNLAVVVDDAEQAIDQVVRGDDLLTSAPRQAYLGSLLGLPPVEYAHVPLALNPERRRLAKRDGAVTLEALAAEGWEASAVSAVILRSLGLPDSSLEAALSVFDPSRLPREPWIVDPSHLSSTDAAPVRPNR; encoded by the coding sequence GTGACCGCCGGCCGCTTCGCTCCAAGCCCCACGGGTGAGCTTCATGTGGGGAATCTTCGCACCGCGATCCTGGCCTGGCTCTTCGCGCATTCCACCGGCAGGCAGTTCCTGCTGCGGGTCGAAGACCTCGACCGGGTCCGCGCCGGAGCGGAGGAAACGCAGCTCGCTGAGCTCGCCGCCGTCGGGCTCAGCTGGGACGGGGAGGTCACCCGCCAGAGCCAGCGCCGGCTCCATTACGACGACGCCGTCAGCCGCCTGCGCCGGGATGGGCTCCTTTTCGAGTGCTTCTGCACCCGCCGGGACGTTGCTGAGGCGGCATCCGCGCCGCATGTCCTTCCGGGCCACTATCCGGGCACCTGCCGGGACGTTCCGGAGGCAGAGCGGATGGCCGCCCGCAGGGTGCGGCCTGCGGCCCTGCGGCTGCGCACCGACGTCGGGCAGTTTGAGGTTCACGACGTGCTGCACGGTAGATATACCGGCGCGGTGGATGATTTCGTAGTGGTCCGCAACGACGGGGTGCCGGCCTACAACCTTGCCGTCGTCGTCGACGATGCGGAGCAGGCCATCGATCAGGTGGTGCGCGGCGACGATCTGCTCACATCGGCTCCACGGCAGGCGTACCTTGGATCGCTGCTTGGACTGCCGCCGGTTGAGTACGCGCACGTGCCGCTGGCCCTCAATCCTGAACGACGCCGCCTGGCCAAGCGGGACGGCGCCGTCACCCTCGAAGCGCTCGCCGCGGAGGGCTGGGAGGCATCGGCAGTCAGTGCTGTGATTCTGCGCTCGCTCGGCTTACCGGACAGTTCGCTGGAAGCCGCGCTAAGCGTATTTGATCCTTCCCGGCTGCCTCGTGAACCATGGATTGTTGACCCTTCCCACCTGTCCTCCACCGATGCCGCTCCTGTCCGACCCAACCGATAG
- a CDS encoding multicopper oxidase domain-containing protein — MAEQLPPEILARGDLLKLGAAAGLGFAALPLVQPSASRQRVARTPIPLALAPQRGVLDLYINEGYLKMVDDTLVYHRGFGSRPTDVDDPSPSLTMDPTVITLAGDVVPSRSYPLGAALPPKGTPAPLRADAANPGQFFIRRNYWASYFPQRTIIAELGSTVRLRVQNRLGKPHTLTFFGAGAAGADITTGPVAPDSVAVLEFPCPPPGTYIFADPTNAPVERVLGLFGVLVVMDPEHQWDIAEDRATFERQWVWISHAVEPRWASMEAAGQTVNPAQNRAVPRYFTLNGRSGFESLGITFDDATNLATEEETLISGYPRQLDVRQFGEGTEAGTLRGGQLVRLINPGIVFHQMHFHGNHVWTVRRNGVDWPRHEGFVDPDGHVVLQQWEDVVELEPMDRKDIIIPIKRPPDAIDPVWFARTGDWVYPMHCHAEPSQTAAGGMYPGGLVAHWTLKGPIPGATP; from the coding sequence ATGGCTGAGCAGCTCCCTCCCGAAATACTGGCCCGTGGGGACCTTCTCAAGCTGGGCGCGGCGGCTGGGCTGGGCTTCGCGGCACTGCCGCTGGTGCAACCCTCAGCTTCCCGGCAGCGCGTTGCACGGACACCTATTCCGTTGGCGCTCGCTCCGCAGCGAGGGGTACTGGACCTCTACATCAACGAGGGCTACCTGAAGATGGTGGACGACACACTTGTCTACCACCGCGGCTTCGGCAGCCGGCCGACCGACGTTGACGACCCGAGCCCAAGCCTTACCATGGACCCGACGGTGATCACCCTTGCGGGTGATGTGGTTCCCAGCCGCAGCTACCCGCTTGGAGCGGCGCTGCCACCCAAAGGAACGCCGGCGCCGCTGCGGGCGGACGCGGCCAATCCAGGCCAGTTTTTCATCCGCCGCAACTACTGGGCGAGCTATTTTCCCCAGCGGACCATCATCGCCGAGTTGGGGAGCACCGTCCGTCTTCGCGTCCAGAACCGGTTGGGCAAACCGCACACCCTCACCTTCTTTGGTGCGGGTGCAGCCGGTGCCGACATCACTACCGGGCCCGTTGCACCCGACTCCGTCGCAGTCCTCGAGTTCCCCTGTCCGCCACCGGGAACCTACATCTTCGCCGACCCGACCAACGCGCCGGTCGAACGGGTTCTGGGCCTGTTCGGGGTGCTGGTGGTCATGGACCCGGAGCACCAGTGGGATATTGCGGAGGACCGTGCAACGTTCGAGCGGCAATGGGTGTGGATCTCCCATGCGGTGGAGCCCCGATGGGCGTCCATGGAGGCCGCGGGTCAGACCGTGAATCCGGCCCAGAACCGGGCGGTGCCGCGGTACTTCACGCTCAACGGCCGCAGCGGGTTTGAATCCCTGGGCATCACGTTCGACGACGCCACGAACCTCGCTACGGAGGAGGAGACCCTGATCTCGGGGTACCCGCGGCAACTGGACGTACGCCAGTTCGGTGAGGGGACCGAGGCCGGTACTCTCCGCGGCGGCCAGCTCGTCCGGCTGATCAACCCCGGGATCGTCTTCCACCAGATGCATTTCCACGGGAACCACGTCTGGACAGTTCGCCGAAACGGCGTGGACTGGCCGCGGCATGAGGGATTCGTCGACCCCGACGGCCACGTGGTCCTCCAGCAGTGGGAGGACGTCGTCGAGCTTGAACCGATGGACCGCAAGGACATCATCATTCCGATCAAACGGCCGCCGGACGCCATTGATCCGGTGTGGTTCGCGCGCACCGGCGACTGGGTCTACCCCATGCACTGCCACGCCGAGCCGTCCCAGACCGCCGCCGGCGGAATGTATCCCGGCGGACTTGTTGCCCACTGGACCCTCAAGGGTCCGATCCCAGGAGCCACCCCGTGA
- a CDS encoding fatty acid desaturase family protein, giving the protein MTDLVEKTSEDTTLEKQAPRRRPGALAETGHPLVRPPAAAHLTDEQVAELGRELDAIRDEVLGRRGKHDADYIRRVVKAQRALEFGGRAALLFSRNKAAWVAGTTMLSFAKILENMELGHNILHGQWDWMRDPDIHSTTWEWDFVTPARSWQHTHNDLHHRWTNVVGKDRDVGYNLLRMDDDQPWKPFNLGNPLYNAILAPVFEWGIALYDLEIPEYKEGLKSKEAMRKDLRALGLKAAKQFGKDYAATPAVAMLTGSGKQALVGTLTANAVRNVWAHAVIFCGHFPTGADTFTEEMVDGETRGDWYVRQMIGSANISGSKFMHLMTGNLSHQVEHHLFPDLPSNRYHEVAPKIREICARYNLPYTTGPLLKQVGSAWAKVFRLALPDRAPKTS; this is encoded by the coding sequence ATGACAGACCTCGTAGAAAAAACGTCAGAGGACACCACGCTGGAGAAGCAGGCCCCGCGCCGCCGGCCCGGAGCACTTGCGGAGACCGGCCACCCGCTGGTCCGTCCCCCGGCCGCTGCCCATCTCACCGACGAGCAGGTTGCCGAGCTGGGCCGGGAACTGGATGCCATCCGTGATGAGGTCCTCGGCCGCCGGGGCAAGCACGACGCCGACTACATCCGCCGTGTCGTCAAGGCCCAGCGCGCGCTGGAGTTTGGTGGACGGGCAGCGCTGCTGTTCAGCAGGAACAAGGCGGCCTGGGTTGCAGGCACGACGATGCTGAGCTTCGCCAAGATTCTGGAAAACATGGAGCTGGGCCACAATATCCTCCACGGCCAGTGGGACTGGATGCGGGATCCGGACATCCACTCCACCACGTGGGAGTGGGACTTCGTCACCCCGGCACGCTCCTGGCAGCACACCCACAACGATCTCCACCACCGCTGGACCAACGTGGTGGGCAAGGACCGCGATGTCGGCTACAACCTGCTGCGGATGGACGATGACCAGCCCTGGAAGCCCTTCAACCTGGGCAACCCCCTGTACAACGCCATCCTGGCACCGGTCTTCGAATGGGGGATCGCCCTCTATGATCTGGAGATCCCGGAGTACAAGGAAGGGCTCAAGTCCAAGGAGGCCATGCGCAAGGACCTCCGGGCGCTCGGGCTGAAGGCGGCCAAGCAGTTCGGCAAGGATTATGCTGCGACACCGGCGGTGGCCATGCTCACCGGTTCCGGAAAGCAGGCGCTGGTCGGGACGCTGACCGCGAATGCCGTGCGTAATGTGTGGGCACACGCAGTCATCTTCTGCGGACACTTTCCCACGGGCGCTGACACCTTCACGGAAGAAATGGTCGACGGCGAAACCCGCGGCGACTGGTACGTGCGCCAGATGATCGGGTCGGCAAATATCTCCGGCTCCAAGTTCATGCACCTGATGACGGGCAACCTGTCCCACCAGGTCGAGCACCACCTGTTCCCGGACCTGCCGTCCAACCGTTACCACGAGGTCGCGCCGAAGATCCGGGAGATTTGCGCCCGCTACAACCTGCCGTACACCACCGGGCCGCTGCTCAAGCAGGTCGGTTCCGCCTGGGCGAAGGTGTTCCGGCTGGCACTCCCGGACCGGGCGCCCAAGACCAGCTAG
- a CDS encoding ferredoxin reductase: MTPRPRLKHAVSALTTPLAPEDFLSLFNPVFSARQLRGIVTKVVPETADSVTIHFRPGRGWKAHRAGQWARIGVELNGVRHWRSYSLSTAAGQDPAITVTDMGAVSGELVRGTKPGDILFLAPPQGSFVLPDRPRPLLMLTAGSGITPVMSMIRTLVPRRPDADVVLIHSARTPLKSLFLEELRELADQFRQFRVKLRFTSEQGRIDFSSPAALDELCEDWRERAAYACGPEEFLESAESLWGKQAKLPSGNLTIERFSTALADGTGNDGGLVTFEASDREVEADGDTPLLEVGEDAGLLMPSGCRMGICHSCLLPLRAGQVRDLRTDEVHGDPGQLIQTCVSAAAGPVNLDI; this comes from the coding sequence ATGACACCCCGACCACGGCTGAAACACGCTGTTTCCGCGCTGACTACGCCGCTCGCACCGGAAGACTTCCTCTCCCTCTTCAACCCGGTGTTCTCCGCACGCCAGTTGCGCGGGATCGTCACCAAGGTGGTGCCGGAAACGGCTGACTCGGTGACCATCCACTTCCGTCCCGGCCGCGGGTGGAAGGCGCACCGCGCGGGGCAGTGGGCGCGCATCGGGGTTGAGCTGAACGGTGTCCGCCATTGGCGCTCCTACTCCCTGAGTACCGCTGCAGGGCAGGATCCAGCGATCACCGTGACGGACATGGGCGCTGTGTCCGGGGAACTCGTCCGCGGAACGAAGCCCGGCGACATCCTGTTCCTCGCGCCCCCGCAGGGCAGCTTCGTTCTTCCCGACCGGCCCAGGCCCCTGCTGATGCTCACTGCGGGCAGCGGCATCACCCCGGTCATGTCGATGATCCGCACGCTTGTTCCCCGCCGCCCGGATGCGGACGTTGTCCTGATCCACTCGGCGCGGACCCCGCTGAAGAGCCTTTTCCTCGAAGAACTGCGGGAGCTTGCAGATCAGTTCCGTCAGTTCCGGGTGAAGCTGCGGTTCACCTCCGAGCAGGGGCGCATCGACTTCAGCTCGCCGGCCGCCCTTGACGAGCTCTGTGAGGATTGGCGCGAGAGGGCAGCGTACGCCTGCGGTCCCGAAGAGTTCCTCGAGAGTGCGGAATCGTTGTGGGGAAAGCAGGCGAAGCTTCCCTCCGGAAACCTGACCATCGAGCGTTTCAGCACGGCGCTGGCTGACGGAACAGGGAACGACGGCGGATTGGTCACCTTCGAGGCTTCCGACCGGGAGGTGGAGGCTGACGGAGATACTCCGCTCCTCGAGGTCGGCGAGGATGCAGGGCTGCTCATGCCGAGCGGTTGCCGCATGGGCATCTGCCACAGCTGCCTGCTCCCGCTTCGCGCGGGGCAGGTCAGGGACCTTCGCACCGACGAAGTACACGGAGACCCCGGTCAGTTGATACAAACGTGCGTTTCGGCGGCAGCCGGACCGGTGAACCTCGATATCTGA